From a single Lolium rigidum isolate FL_2022 chromosome 7, APGP_CSIRO_Lrig_0.1, whole genome shotgun sequence genomic region:
- the LOC124675218 gene encoding transcription factor BHLH062-like: MVPRDAVNAAVGRTLVQGSVINNKCEKKAPKKIHKSEREKRKRGTQNDLFSELGAMLEPDRQNSGKASVLGDTTRILKDLVSQVESLRKENITLKNESHYVVLERNELRDDNSMLRSEILELHNKLRVHQQSEPIWSQDSTRSALAASYPTSRVFPVQHSPHLPVITATALPLQPVITQQSYAAPPRELQLFPEVSSASTEDSELSQDQGLSNSVARPQARYPTPAVVLSPVNQFPILPRMGEEQQYSSGTSEEHSLHRV; encoded by the exons ATGGTGCCCAGGGACGCGGTGAATGCCGCCGTCGGGAGGACCCTCGTCCAAGG CTCCGTCATAAACAACAAGTGTGAGAAGAAGGCTCCCAAGAAAATCCACAAGTCGGAGAGGGAGAAGCGAAAGCGGGGCACGCAGAATGACCTCTTCAGCGAGCTGGGAGCCATGCTAG AACCAGATAGGCAGAACAGCGGGAAGGCATCCGTATTGGGTGACACCACACGGATACTCAAGGATTTAGTTTCACAAGTGGAATCTCTTCGCAAGGAGAATATCACATTGAAGAATGAATCTCACTAT GTTGTACTGGAGAGGAATGAACTGCGTGATGATAACAGTATGCTTCGCAGCGAAATCTTGGAGCTTCACAACAAGCTTAGAGTGCATCAGCAAAGCGAACCTATTTGGAGCCAGGATAGTACAAGATCAGCTCTTGCAGCATCTTATCCCACAAGCAGAGTGTTCCCAGTACAACATTCTCCACATTTGCCAGTCATCACAGCGACGGCACTTCCTCTGCAACCCGTAATCACCCAGCAAAGCTATGCTGCCCCACCAAGAGAGCTACAGCTCTTCCCAGAAGTTTCATCTGCATCCACTGAAGACAGCGAACTGTCACAAGACCAGGGGCTTTCAAATAGTGTTGCACGGCCTCAGGCACGGTACCCGACACCAGCCGTGGTGTTGTCGCCAGTAAACCAATTCCCAATCCTTCCAAGAATgggagaggagcaacagtatagtAGTGGCACTAGTGAGGAACATAGCCTACACCGGGTTTAA
- the LOC124676027 gene encoding 40S ribosomal protein S9-2-like, producing the protein MVHVNFYRNYGKTFKKPRRPYEKERLDSELKLVGEYGLRCKRELWRVQYALSRIRNAARELLTLDEKNPRRIFEGAALLRRMNRYGLLAEDQNKLDYVLALTVENFLQRRLQTIVFKNGMAKSIHHARVLIRQRHIRVGKQLVNIPSFMVRVDTEKHVDFSLTSPLGGGPAGRVKRKNQKKASGGGGGDGEEEEE; encoded by the exons ATGGTGCACGTTAACTTCTACCGCAACT ATGGGAAGACTTTCAAGAAGCCAAGGCGTCCGTATGAGAAGGAGCGTCTTGACTCTGAGCTGAAGCTGGTCGGGGAGTACGGTCTGCGGTGCAAGCGCGAGCTGTGGCGCGTGCAGTACGCTCTGAGCCGTATCCGAAATGCAGCAAGGGAGCTGCTCACCCTGGATGAGAAGAACCCCCGCCGCATCTTTGAGGGTGCAGCGCTCCTCCGTCGCATGAACCGCTACGGTCTCCTCGCTGAGGACCAAAACAAGCTCGATTACGTGCTCGCGCTCACTGTTGAGAACTTCCTCCAGCGCCGTCTCCAGACCATCGTCTTCAAGAATGGCATGGCCAAGTCAATCCATCATGCTCGTGTCCTTATCAGACAGCGCCACATCAG GGTTGGAAAGCAGCTCGTCAACATTCCTTCTTTCATGGTGAGGGTTGACACTGAGAAGCACGTCGACTTCTCACTTACCAGCCCACTTGGTGGTGGCCCTGCTGGAAGAGTGAAGAGGAAGAACCAGAAGAAGGCCTCAGGTGggggtggcggcgacggcgaggaggaggaagagtaa